Part of the Vulgatibacter sp. genome is shown below.
GCCGGGACCTGGCGAGGGACCGCCGCAATCCGCCGGGCACTCGCAGCCGCAGGCCGAGGGGTCGCAGCTCCGCTGTCCGCCGCAGCCGCCGCCGCAATCCGCCGGGCAGGCGAAGGTGCAGGTGGCGGTGTCGCAGGTCCAGTTCGGGCCCGGCGGGTTGCCACCGCAATCGGCGGGGCATTCGCAGAGGTCGGTGACCGGGTTGCAGATCTCCGGCGCCTCGCAGCCGCCGCAGGGCTCGGGGGTACCGTCCGGATCCGGCGAGCGATCGAGCCAGGTCCGGTAGCTCACGGCTACCGGCGCAACCACCGCGCTCTCGGTCCGGCAATCGCCGTAGAAGCTGATCCGGTTGAAGGCGCCGTCGTAGTCGAAGCCGTGGCTGCGGCTGCGGGGCACGTCGCCGGCGTTGCAGCCCGGGCCGCTCGCTGCGATGAGGCCCGCGGCGTCGACGGCGACCTTGAGGGAGGCGGAGATCGGGGGGCGCGAGAGCTCGAGCCGCGAGGTGGAGCCGATCACCGCGTTCACCAGCGTGTTGATGGTGGCGGAGATCTCCTGGAGGTTGGCGAGGTCGCCGATGATCCCGCCCATGCCGTTGATCACGCGGTGGTAACGCTCCGCCTGCGCCACGTCGTTGCAGCCGGCGTTGTGCTGCGCCTGGCAGGTGAGGATGCCGGTGAGGATCGCGGTCTGGTCGCCTGCGCGCGAAGCGTCCCAGTCGGTGAAGTACTGGGTCCAGGAGGACTCGGTGCCGCCGGACTGCTCCGGCTCGTCGGAGACGAAGACCACCACCAGCGTCGCGTCGGGACGGAGCTTGTCCGCCCGGCCCGCGGTCGCCGGCAGGAAGTAGCCGCTCCGCACCGAGGTGTGGCAGTTCGAGCCGCCCTCCAGCGCACACCGCACCGGGGCGAAGCCGTTCTCGCTGCCGCTCCCGCTGGTGCCGGGCGAGGCCGCCTGCCGGAAGGTGGCGATGTCGGTGGTGAAGTCGGCGAGCCGGCCCGAGCCGGTGCCGCGCTCGTCGAGGTCGGTGGTGATCACCGCGATGCGCCAGTCGACGGCGGCGCCGTCGAGCTGCTGGCCCATGGCGGTGGCTGCGTCGGAGAGCGCCGCCTGGTCGTCGTCCATCGAGCCCGAGTTGTCGATGACCCAGAGGAAGTCGATCTTCGGCCAGGGGGCGGTCTGGAAGCGGTCACAGGCGACGTTGGTGCCGTCCGGCGCCTGCCCCAGCGCGGATCCGTTGGCCACGTCGTCGAGGCGCCAGACGTTGTCGCCGGTGAAGGCGCTCGCCCGCACCAGCGAGGCGACCACCACCGCGCGGTTCGGCGAGCGGACCACGTACTCGACCTGGAGCTTGAACGGGCCGTTCGCGCCGGCGGTGCCGGTGAGGAGGCCGGTGGCACCGGGGACGATCGATCCGATCAGGCTGCGGGCTTTCGCCTTGAGATCGCCGGTGCCGGAGAGATCGTAGAGCGCACGCACCGCCGGGTAGCCGTCCCAGGTGGTGAAGGGCTGCAGCACCGGCGAGGAGATCCCGCCGAAGAGGGCGCGGACCGCCTGCTCCTCGGCGATGGCGTCGGCGCCTGCAGGCGCCTTCACCACCGCGAAGGCCGCCATCGGATCGGGCTGGCCGGCGCCCGCAGGGGCGAAGACCATCTTGCCCACGGCGGCGCCGCCGCTCTGCACGGTGGCCACCTCGGTGTAGCTGGGGCGCGTGGCGAGGAGCACGTCGGCCGCCGCCTCCACGTGGAGGGTCACCGGCGCGAGATTCTGGGTGCTGCAGGCCGCGACGGTGGTGGGGGTCGCATCCGCCGGGTTGCGGGGATCGAGCTCGCCGGCGTCGACCCTGCCGTTGCGGTTCGCATCCTCGGCGCCGTCGAGGATCCCGTCGCCGTCGGTGTCGGGATCGAGCGCGTCGCTGGTGGTGGTGGGATCGGCGTCGCCAGCGAAGGCGCAGGCGGGATCGGGCGAGGTGGTGCGCCCGAGCTCGACGCCGTCGAGGAGGCCGTCGCCGTCGCTGTCGGCGCGGGTGGGATCCGTCTCGGTGGCGTCGACGACGCCGTTGCGGTTCGCGTCCTCCTGCCCGTCGGAGATCCCGTCGCAGTCGGTGTCGGCGGAGAGGGCCGAGGTCTCGCCGAGGTTCACCCGCCCGTCCTGGTTGCGATCCTCGAGGCCGTCGGGCAGCCCGTCGCCGTCGGTGTCGGCACGGTTCGGATCGGTACCGGTGACGCCGGTCTCGACCGGGTCGGTGATCCCGTCGCCATCGCTGTCCACGTCCGGCACGAGGGGATCGGTCTCACCGGTGTCGACTCGGTGGTTGTGGTTGCGATCCTCCGCGCCGTCGAGGAGGCCGTCGCCGTCGGTGTCGGGGTTGCGCGGATCGGTGTCGCGATCGGCGGCGTCGATCCTGCCGTTGCGGTCCAGATCCTCGATGCCGTCGTTGATCCCGTCGCCGTCCGTATCGACCAGCAGGGGATCGGTGGTGGTGGAGGGATCCGCGTCGCCGACGAAGCTGCAGGCCGCGTGGGGCGACGTGGTGCGCCCACGTTCGAGGCCGTCGGAGAGGAGGTCGCCGTCGGTGTCGCGGGCGCGGGGATCGGTCTCGCCGGCGTCGATGCGGCCGTTGCGGTTCGCGTCCTCCTCGCCGTCGCCGAGGCCGTCGCAATCGGTGTCGGGCGAGAGCGGATCGGTCTCGCCGGCGTTGACGGTGCCGTCGCCGTTCCGTTCCTCGGTGCCGTCGAGGATGCCGTCGCCGTCCGTGTCCGCGTCGTCGGGATCGGTGCCGATGCGGACCTCGTCCGCGTCGAGGAGGCCGTCGCCGTCGCGATCCGGCTCGGCGGTGAGGGGATCGGTCTCCCCCGGGTCGACGACGCCGTTCCAGTTGAGGTCCTCGTCGCCGTCCTTCTTGCCGTCGCCGTCGGTGTCCGGGTTGCGGGGATCGGTCTCGCCGGCATCCACATTGCCGTTGCGGTTCCGGTCCTCGACGCCGTCGGGGATACCGTCGCCGTCGGTGTCCCGGCGCGCGGCGCTGGTCTCACCCGGATCCTGCTCGCCGTCGGTGTCGAGGTCCTCGAGGGCGTCGGGGAGGCCGTCGCCGTCCGAGTCGAGGGAGAGGGGATCGGTCTCGCCGGCATCGAGCCTGCCGTTGCCGTTGCGATCCTCGGCACCGTCGACGATCCCGTCGCCGTCGGTGTCGGGGCGGGAGGGATCGGTCACCGTCTGCGGATCGGCGTCGCCTGCGAAGCCGTCGCAG
Proteins encoded:
- the cglD gene encoding adventurous gliding motility lipoprotein CglD; translation: MARHVSVLALALLLAAVGCGGTGSGGAGSGAGGTGAVGGPGGAGGSGGTGGSGGAGGSGGTQRPPPNPSDPASETSDWDCDGLTDAEEFGTVYPQGGTTSPQNPDSDGDGILDGIEAGRTASVDDRCDGFAGDADPQTVTDPSRPDTDGDGIVDGAEDRNGNGRLDAGETDPLSLDSDGDGLPDALEDLDTDGEQDPGETSAARRDTDGDGIPDGVEDRNRNGNVDAGETDPRNPDTDGDGKKDGDEDLNWNGVVDPGETDPLTAEPDRDGDGLLDADEVRIGTDPDDADTDGDGILDGTEERNGDGTVNAGETDPLSPDTDCDGLGDGEEDANRNGRIDAGETDPRARDTDGDLLSDGLERGRTTSPHAACSFVGDADPSTTTDPLLVDTDGDGINDGIEDLDRNGRIDAADRDTDPRNPDTDGDGLLDGAEDRNHNHRVDTGETDPLVPDVDSDGDGITDPVETGVTGTDPNRADTDGDGLPDGLEDRNQDGRVNLGETSALSADTDCDGISDGQEDANRNGVVDATETDPTRADSDGDGLLDGVELGRTTSPDPACAFAGDADPTTTSDALDPDTDGDGILDGAEDANRNGRVDAGELDPRNPADATPTTVAACSTQNLAPVTLHVEAAADVLLATRPSYTEVATVQSGGAAVGKMVFAPAGAGQPDPMAAFAVVKAPAGADAIAEEQAVRALFGGISSPVLQPFTTWDGYPAVRALYDLSGTGDLKAKARSLIGSIVPGATGLLTGTAGANGPFKLQVEYVVRSPNRAVVVASLVRASAFTGDNVWRLDDVANGSALGQAPDGTNVACDRFQTAPWPKIDFLWVIDNSGSMDDDQAALSDAATAMGQQLDGAAVDWRIAVITTDLDERGTGSGRLADFTTDIATFRQAASPGTSGSGSENGFAPVRCALEGGSNCHTSVRSGYFLPATAGRADKLRPDATLVVVFVSDEPEQSGGTESSWTQYFTDWDASRAGDQTAILTGILTCQAQHNAGCNDVAQAERYHRVINGMGGIIGDLANLQEISATINTLVNAVIGSTSRLELSRPPISASLKVAVDAAGLIAASGPGCNAGDVPRSRSHGFDYDGAFNRISFYGDCRTESAVVAPVAVSYRTWLDRSPDPDGTPEPCGGCEAPEICNPVTDLCECPADCGGNPPGPNWTCDTATCTFACPADCGGGCGGQRSCDPSACGCECPADCGGPSPGPGFVCDQASCSWTCDETCGGQPSPGENFVCDRQSCTWTCPVDCGQPFTGDNRQYCDRLTCTLGCAPDCGGACTGNTTCNPDACACECQQAQSCAPGFAWDDASCSCVCDAGAVECTGNRTVNADTCACECPADCGGCPTGVCNRTSCTCIEFG